A stretch of DNA from Hydra vulgaris chromosome 03, alternate assembly HydraT2T_AEP:
CCAGCTTTAATGCCTCATTAGAAAACATCATgaactttctagttaaatgctcttctgtaATGCTTTGTGACAAGACAGTTAGGTCTTCTTGTTAGATCTTCTTGAAGCATAGGAGAATCTTagcaacaatgaaaaaaataaaaaaagtactttatataTGCCAAAACTTTTAACTGATtggttttatcatttatttatgttatttgttttatttataatcttatatatatatatatacatatatatatatatatatataaatatatatatataagattataaATGGTTAtgaatatcaaataatattgaaaaaagtttttaaataggtCAGAGTTTGAAATAGTATAGTAAAGggaatttttaacttaataaagattcaaaaacatttattaaaatggtacaaaaatatatttgctgTTAAAACAGGTAAATTTTAAGTTCAATCATTCATGTGACATTTTTTAACTGCTgatatttttctaaatgatAATTTTTGGCTTTCGAAATTTTCTCAAACTATTTTACCTAACACTTATATAccctataatttttaattaaggtTTTCCCCCGTTCCATTTTAATGtcaattaaaatgaaatttgttatattaaattttttattttattatttcatttcaatatttcatttcaaaactttatttcaatattgtcTCTTAAAATGctctattttaataaagttttatttcaatttttttcccgAAACAAAATCCAATTTGACATTTGACATAAACTGTTTGCAAAGAGatttgaagtaaataaaaacttttttatttgcattgttgACGTCAAGAGTCTTTTgcttatataataaatgtttaaaacgtCATAAGTAATTTGATAATTGCAGATTAacgatatatattttttaaagtttcagtttctTTTCGTATCTTATTACCACaaacaaataattgaaatattataaaaagactGAAACATAAAAACTAATGCAGATTACTTTTAGTGCttgacaaaatttttgtattattttttcaccTCGGTATCACCATTTAGCAATATAAAAGAGAGAACTCAAATATAACACAATTAATACAATAAGattagagatttttttatataagagtTATCTTTAAATAGCCATGCATCAGTCTGAAAATGATACATTTATACAAAACGGTTGCGATTACTTTTGGGAGATAGTAACGCGTATGCAAAAAAGTGCCAATTTGGAACCAATTAAAGTAGCATGTACAAAATTGGTTCCAAACAAGCCCTCCTATTTTGGTGAGGAGTTTCATGGAAAATTATCTaaagaaagagaaaaagaaCTTTTAGAAGGAAAAGTAGGACGATACCTTGTTCGAGAAAGTTTTGCGAACTCTTGCTTACACATGTATACGCTAGcttttaactataataatacaattcgccatataaagttaatttttaaccCTGAAACGAATAAATTTAGAGTTGACTCATACGATAAAGAATATTCTACTGTACAGGAAATTATGACAGACATTATTGAGTTATTCAGTAGCTTGAAAGAAATTTGTAtttctgaaagaaaaaaatcctACTGGAAACCACATtcttttaaaatggtttcataTAAATATCCAAAATGGTGTGATCATTGTAATCATTTtcttttgggtttttttaatcAAGGTTTCAAATGTGAAGATTGTAACATAAATGTTCATCAAGCATGTCAAAGTACTTTAGTACCGTGTTCAAAAACTGTTGTTTCGATGCATAAATTGTCAAAAAGAGTTATAAAGTACTGAtgtgaaattgtttttaaccaTCAAAAATAGTATCAAGATTTTTTATggataaagtttctttaaacaaactaataatatgtatgttttattaaagaacGTACAGCAAaagaataacaattttaaagaacttCACAGTTTCATTTTTCTTTACAGAACTATTGATttgaacataaatttaaaacaagttaatcTGCAGCAAagtatattacaaaatataaacaatgtgacagagtttattttatgtcttaaaagtacattaaagattttattaacgTTTCTTCCGTTTCTACTTTAGTCCAATTGTTCTAAAATGTTGAAACTGAagaaagtatttaatatttttaggttCCAAACCTCTTACTctgtttatgtataaaatatctTCAAGAAGAAACATAAGTATCCAATTAAAGGTATTTTATCAATCATTTAGAAGAAATTTCTGTTAATATTTTACtggatttttttcatttatttttaataaaaataaatgaaaataagaaattttactaaaaagaaaaaaatcaatgtttatatataaaaaaattttttttcgaatttgttttcaaaaatgtcaattgaaaagcaaaaataatttatgtaaatatttaattaaacgtctgctgtataaaaaaaaaaaaattgcttacgCGTCAATATTTGCTCAAAGGGAGTgtaatataattgtaatataagtctagtcaaaaaaatcaatggaaGAATTTAATATGGATATATTAAGTGCACTGTGCGCAATAAGACCGCAAAATTATTGGTATTCAATTCGAGATTTGATCTAAAAGTTCGCAGCAACCTAAAGTTTTAAAAGGTCCCaatgttttttaagtaagtttttgaaGAAACACTGCTTAAAAAATCCAAAGTAAcccaaaaaatgtatatacttatactttttaaataatttgtttaagttaATGAGTTATATCAGTAATATCTAAAACAATGGTATACATTCCAGATAAGATAAAACTTTGTATACATTTTATTGTGgcttgaaaaaaatgtattaaacttgacaaaaacacataaaaacttaaaaaaatgttttttattgttttaaatacactaaaaaacaatatttttaaagtattttggtttttttgagAAGAGCCAGTTTCGGGGGTTATTGTTAAAGATATATGTAAATTTGAGATCATCTCTTACTTAACTTAATACGTGTGATTATTTTTGCGCTCccatattttaaactttaccGATGTAAGATAATGAGATCTAACAAAATCTAACTGACGTTAGAATTTGTTGTTGTGATTAATTGTATCAAACacgtttttttaagttatcaagAACGATGGAAAAAACCATATTTTCAAAGCGTTTACAAAACAAGGTACTCGatgaaaaactcaaaacttAATTGACGTAAATAAAATACCATTATAACAAGATTTGTTTGTATTAAACTAATCCAAAGTTCTTACTAgttcaatatataatatatatatatatatatatatatatatatatatatatatatatatatatatatatatatatatataaaatatatatgtaaacaataTAAGGTAATTATAAAAGTGTAAAGGCAGGGTAATTTTGGCATATTAAgctattttgttgtttatagaCAAATTTTGGCATATTAggtattttgttgtttatagaCAAATCTTCCTTTTATATCGAATCCCTGTAGTCTTTAAAAAAGATCCTTGAAAAATTCCCCTATAAAAGTTCCcctgataaataattttttttttccagcgtCTAAAAATAACGATATGTCAATAAAAtggttgtttataatataaatattttatgcatacatattatgttACAGACATATCATGTTACAAGCAAAATTTTGATTGTAACATAATTTGTTGTAtgatgtataaaaaatgaaagtttaagGTTTTAAAACCATAATCCTTCATCCTTaaaatcgattaaaaaaaatttcggtAAAATGCGGCAAAACGCGTAATACGCATTTTTACCGTATGCGGTAAAGATACATATTACGCATATTTACGCtttctctttattttcattatcgACTTTTTGCATTTGGTAAAAAGATAGCGGATTACAGGAGCTGAAAGAAAATAGTGgaattatatatgtttaaaaggAGTTCTAACTTTACTAACTTTTATCACAAATTACCGGAATTACCGATTTTTACGCAATTTTACCGTTTTTACGCAATTTTCCGTTTTTACGCATTTTTACCGATTTTACGCATTTTTACGCAATTATACCGTCTTTTTACAGAAGACGGTAAAATTGCGTAAAAATGCGTAAAATTGGCAAAAATGCGTAAAAACGGTAAAATTACgtaaaaatggtaaaattgCGTAAAAACGGTAAAATTGCGTAAAAATTGGTAATTTGTGATAAAAGTTAGTAAAAGCGGTAATTATTATGGTAAAATTGcgtaaaaaattactttgtttttattaagtcAGACAGttcttaaataattaattacctcctaaaattaaattagtctCCTTGACTAAAGTCATGAAAGACTAACAGCCTCAAAGTTCTTACTTCAGCGATCTGATTAGTATACCAAAACCACTACCAAATCAAACCATCTTGAAGAAACTTTGTCTCTTTGGAATTATTTTACCAGGCTTGACAGAGAAGAGGATAATATCTCTGGCTCTAGCAGAAAATTAGGATTTGCTGAGTGCAATAAGTGCAAAAAAGTGATTAAGCTGTGTCAACGTAGCACCAGTGGAGTTAAAGCTCACTAAAATAAGTGTTTTACTCTtactataatttaattttaaatcactgatttcaaaatataactagATAGCgtattcaattgtttttttcggaaaaaaaattgaagtcaAAATTGGTCTCCCAAAATGGCGACGATCAAAGCTTTTAGCGTTGATCGTTGTACATCTTATGAGACTTTACAGTaatatgaaagaaaataattaagcagagttttgaaagaaaaacaagacaatcaaataaatttttttaaactttaaagaaaagatatgatttaaaaaaattagacatttaaagaaactattaatttaaatattaaagttcaaaatattgatatatactttttaagtgCAATTTAcgattaaattaatatttatgttttaactaagaaccttttagttcttagttACCCAATTCAGTGTGCTAGAAGGTTTATAACATAGCTGCACAGTAAGCAGCAGTGGTGTCTACCTACAATTTcgacaaattttatatattcaataacACAACATACAGTTGTGTTATTAACTTTCTAACACAAGCATTGGGtagttaagaactaaaaggtacataaattacatagcaaatgttaattattttaaaattgagatTTCTACACAagcaaacaaatattttttcttcactactagtaaacaaacaaaaattaaaactcgtACTTAATTTTActgagaatattttttttattttattataattattctaaaaaacaaaaaacagaaagTTAATATACAACAAGTTAAAGTAAGAATACGCTATCCAGTTAaattttgagatcagtgattTTAAACTCCAGTAACTTTGCGTAGATGCGGTAAAATACACGAAAACCCGGAATTTCTGAGTAAAATGCGacattttttagaaacaaaaattgaattatttaaaacattctaatGTGTCTTCTGGTTcatgtattttctttttatgaaCTATCTACTACTGAAACATTGTAATTCGCATCCTTTTAAACATATATAGTTGCACTATTTTCTTTCAGCTCCTGTAATCCGCTATTTTTTTACGAAATGCAAAATGTcgataatgaaaataaagagaatAAACTTCAAGAAAAGAGGAATGCTCAAGCAGAGGCTGACAAGTCCAGTACCATAAGAGGATATTTTGGtcctaattataaaaacaaaaggcTTGATAGCCTCCCACATGGTGTATCATCAAGTCACCAAACAAAAATGGACGACTTTACTGAAACCATAAAGTGGCCTTCACAAAGTGCACAACAGTTTGAATTTGATACCATCCTAACCCTTGCACTAGTTCTTTCTTACCTCCCGTTTCACGTTATTGAAACTGCTGGCTTCAAAATGCTGCTGAATTATCTTCGTCCACAAGCCAACCTAAAAAGTTTAATCACCTTAACCAAATACAAGCTGCCAATGATTTATTGCAATCTAAGACGTGATGTAAAAATCCAAATTGAGAGAGACATCTCGCATTGCGAAATGGCAGCTTTCACTACAGATGGATGGATTCCAAGAAATGGCGGTCCCTTTATCTCCCTTACATTGGGTTATGTTACCAAAGACTTTGAATTCAAAAACTTACCTTTGGATTGCCAAAACTTTATTGGGAGAAATACAGGGGTTTTGCTTGCACAAGGAATAGACCACACAGTTTCTCACTTTCCTTGTCTTCAGAGGGAAGACCTTTAAAAAGTGGGTGTTACTGATGCTGCCGCCAATATGAAGAAACCAATCACGGAAAGCAAAGACCTCACTGATCATCTAGCCTATGCCGATCATCTGCTCAACACTTGCTTATTAAAGGCTGTAGAAAAATCAGAAAGAATTAATGCTATAATTATGAAATGTAAAGGACTTGCTCAAAGGACCCACCAAAGTTCATTGGATTGGCAGGACATCAAAAAAGCGTGCGTGGAAGCAAATATAGAACCAGCCAAGATCATTCAGCCAATAGTAACGAGATGGAATTCTAACTTTATGATGCTTAAGTCAATCCTCATTTTGAAGGCTGGTTTACTGGTTGCTCTCGAAACTCTAAACAAACCAGATCTTCAATGTTTGATTCCGGATGAGTTAGAgtttaatagtatttacaacattttaccGTTTCTGGCAGAATGTAAGCGATGCTCTGATTCTTGGTCTTCTGAAAAACATGTGACTATGCAAACAGTTCAAAAAGACATATTAAATCTCCACTTGCTTTGCAAAAGAACCGTAAATAACGTTAAAGAGTGTGACCATCAAGTTGCAGAGTGGCTACACAACGTCATGAAAGAATTTAAGAAAGGTTTGCCTAATAATGGCGTTGGAGTCAAATACTGTATTGTAGGTTCACTTCTGCACCCATATTATAGAGGATATACACTCAAAAACATTGCAAACAGTGAGCAAGGGAGGGAAGCCGCTATCAAGGAATTGGTTGACAATCACCCAACCACAATCCAGTTCTACGAGTGTTCTATGATTATACTTCGTTAGAAAAATCAGATCTTGACAAAACTATGGATCCAGTGGACATTGAGTTTTTGACAGATGGCAGGTTTCAGCGCAACGCCCTTGGACTTCACAGTCAAGCCAATCAAAGCTCAAGCCACCCTTGATACTTGAATTTGAAAAGTATCAGACTATGGCCTTACCTGAAAGTTATGTGGATGCTTTGGAATGGTGGAAGCAAAATAAAAACGAGTTACCTTTGCTAGCTGGTCTGGCTAGAATTTACTTGGCTATAGCTTCATCAGAAAGAATGTATAGACTTCTGCTTCATCAGAAAGAATGTTTTCAGTAGGAGGTAGGACGCTTACTGATTTTAGGTATAATGTAAAACCAGAAAACACTACCATGTTAGTTTTTGTGAGTCAAAATTACGCAAGGGTTCCTTCTAACCTCAGCGATTGGGAAAAAACTTGCGAAGAAGAGCCATATGAATTACCACATGTCACACCACCAACTAAAAAGACTAAAAATCACATGG
This window harbors:
- the LOC136078627 gene encoding N-chimaerin-like; this encodes MHQSENDTFIQNGCDYFWEIVTRMQKSANLEPIKVACTKLVPNKPSYFGEEFHGKLSKEREKELLEGKVGRYLVRESFANSCLHMYTLAFNYNNTIRHIKLIFNPETNKFRVDSYDKEYSTVQEIMTDIIELFSSLKEICISERKKSYWKPHSFKMVSYKYPKWCDHCNHFLLGFFNQGFKCEDCNINVHQACQSTLVPCSKTVVSMHKLSKRVIKY